The genomic stretch GATCAGCTCAAGCACGCCGAGCTCTTCAATGGCCGCGCCGCCATGCTGGGCCTGGTGATCGGGGTGGTGGTCGAGGGCCTCACAGGCTTCGGCATCGCCCACCAGATCGGCCTCGGACCCCTTGTGGACGGGTACGTCGCCTGCCGCACCAAGTTTCTGCCGTTCTGTTTCTGACCTTCCGCGCCCAGGCGCCAGCCACCGCGAACCCCCGGGCCCTGCCTGGGGGTCTTGTTGTGTACACCCACCATCGCGTCCACCTCAGCGCTGCAGCAACCAGCGCAGCAGCGACAGGCCGATGATCAGTCCGACTCCGGTGTTCCACAGCATCGAGGGCCGCTGCGAGAGACTCCGCAGCCAGGGGGGCAGACCATCGCCCCACCGCTCCAGCGCAAGAATCGCCAGCAGCAGCAGGGCCAGGGGGAGTCCGATGGCCAGCACCAGCTCGCCGAGCATCGATTTCGCCTGTCTCTGCTGCAACCGTATCCAGCTGAGCCCGCGGCTTAGCGTGAGTTGGATCGTGAAACCAGCCAACGCCGGTACGGCGCTGCAGATCGGCACCGGATCGGGGTCCACGCCATGCCTCTGCTCACCGCTGCCAGGGTTGGAGTGACGACATGACGCGCCGGCGGGGCTGGTGCCTGGAGGTGAGATGAGCAGCCGGCGAACGGTGGTGGGTGTGATGGGTGCCGGAGAGGGAGCCTCGGCAGCCGCCATGGGTCTGGCCGAGGAGCTGGGAGCGTGCATCAGCGCCCGGGGGTGGGTGCTGCTCACGGGTGGCCGGCCGGCGGGGGTGATGGCGGCCGCCAGCCGCGGCGCGGCTCGGGTGGAGGGGCACCTGGTGTTGGGGGTGTTGCCCGGTGAAGGGACCGACAACGACAGGCAAAACACGGCGGACCTGGATCTGGCCGTCTTCACCGGCATGGGCAAGGCCCGCAACGTGATCAACGTGCTCAGCGCCGATGTGGTGG from Synechococcus sp. CBW1107 encodes the following:
- a CDS encoding chlorophyll a/b-binding protein, which translates into the protein MTNTPADGTRFQEPTERQIHLDQLKHAELFNGRAAMLGLVIGVVVEGLTGFGIAHQIGLGPLVDGYVACRTKFLPFCF
- a CDS encoding cytochrome — translated: MSSRRTVVGVMGAGEGASAAAMGLAEELGACISARGWVLLTGGRPAGVMAAASRGAARVEGHLVLGVLPGEGTDNDRQNTADLDLAVFTGMGKARNVINVLSADVVVVCGGGGPGTASEAAHALNGGRPLILLAVPELWREFFCSLGEGVESASAVQECCRLIEARLREA